A segment of the Labrus bergylta chromosome 11, fLabBer1.1, whole genome shotgun sequence genome:
AACTTTCTCTCTGGGCTTCTACTCCAGCAGTGAACGCACCACAGAGCTGTACTCGGCAGAAAGCTTCATCCCCAGCATCGACAACATCAGCAGGTCGAGTGGCCACCACTGCACCTATAAAGAAGACTTCAAACGTATTTTACTCCCTCTCGTGTatagctttgtgtttgtgcttggcCTTCCTCTAAACGCAGCTGTTATACTGAATATATGGAGGACTCGACCACATCTGTCCAAAAACAACATCTACATGCTCAACTTAGCCATAGCCGACTTTCTGTACGTGTTGTCCCTTCCCCTGCTCATCTACAACTACGGCAGCCATGACTACTGGCCCTTTGGGGAGTTTTGCTGTAAACTGGTCCGGTTTCAGTTCTACAGGTGAGATCCTTTTCTGAATATTGactaattctttttttatatagtcGTGTGTTAGAAGcattaaaagataaataatacAACCAATAGCGCACTCTTGTGGACGTATTTTGAAATGAATGGTGTTTTATGTTGGTGTCATGGTACAATAATACGATTCAAACAGCACTTTTCTCTGCTGAAAGTCTAGGCGTTTTTTAGAGCTCCATTAAATTCTTGGTCTTGTATATGAGGTCATTATGTTGCACAAAATCTGTGCTTACACAAAGAATTTCACTCCTTCCAATTCAAGGAATTAATCAGCACCATTTTACTGTGGTGCTGACCCCCTAACTTGCTGTTATCAGCCAAATATACATTGTTATGTGACTAGCTTATATAATCTTTAATGTAGTTGTAATCAGACATATCTGATCtgatctgtatttgttttgaccaaagaaggtaggtggttttaaggcactGCCATActgccgttttggatgcccctcgttTTGCTAGgtaaacagcaaaccaacagtgaaggaagcaggcaagagaactggttcagatataactgattctacccaacctcaagcctctgcatttttctaataagctcgaCGACCAGACATGTGGTGAAACtgggataaatattggagatgcttttgaaaaatttGGAGAGGTTAGAACTCAGATTCTTTCATGatcgatgcagagctggttaaacactgaagctttagTGTCCACTACGTAGCAACCTGCATGCACATTCaatctagggaggagggggcagagggagacagctctgttcaatgttttgaatttcgactgcagtacctattttaaatGCCAGGCGTCAGAGTTACGTACATATagctcctttaaaaaacatctatCAAATGTAGACTGCTCATTGACGCTGAACAGGAGGAATTGAAATAAGTTGCACACCAGCttttctgtaattttttttactttgctttgcagaggtttgatacaAGGTTACACCGCCATATACAGTACAAATGTAATTGTAATAAAATGCAAAACTGAAGAATGAAGAGTTGATTGAACAATATTTTCTGTCTTACACTTTCCTGTTTTAAGTAATCTACATGGCAgcatcctcttcctcacctgcATCAGCGTGCACCGCTACGTGGGAATTTGCCATCCTCTCGCCATGTGGCTGAAACAAGGTGGATCCAGGCTGGCATGGTGTATCTGTGGAGGGGTTTGGCTTGTGGTCGCCATCCTGTGCGCCCCAACTTTTCACTTTGCAGCAATAGGAATCCAGAGAAACCGCACTGTGTGTTATGACTTAAGCACACCAAATAAATCACTAGACTACTACCCTTACGGCATGGCTCTGACCTGCCTCGGCTTCTTGTTGCCTTTTATGGTCGTGTTGGTGTGCTACTGTCGTATGGCCCACATCCTTTGCCGCCCGGTTTCCTACCAGGGTATCACCTTGGGAACTGGGGAGAAACGAGACAAAGCGGTGAGGATGATCATTTTGGTGACTACAGTTTTCTGCATAAGCTTCCTGCCGTTTCACCTCACAAAGACCATGTACCTGGTGATACGAACTCTGtctggtgccccgtgtgagacAAGAAACCTGTTCTCCATCGTCTATAAGAGCACCAGGCCGTTCGCCAGCATGAACAGCTTGCTGGACCCCATCCTTTTTTACTTCACTCAGCCTCGCTACCGCAGGAGCACCAAGAGGTTTATGGTCAGAATCACCACCCTGAAGGAGAAGGGCACCAATGTGTGAGGCAACAGAACCTCATATTCTGCCAAAGTATTTCTTAAAGACTTGATGATGTACAAGCAGTGGACCTTATGATGTGGCATAATAGTACATGCAATGGTTGCAGAGTTTTGCAACAGGTTTCCTGTGCATGTTCTAAGGTAACCTGCAGTCCTTTGTGCGCTTAATAACTACTGTTCACTGTGTCAAAGAACTGTATCTCCCTGAGAGGGTCTCAATAAGGGTTTTAGGCACTGACATGTCAAGAAGCCTCCTGAaaggaaacacaatgattgtAATGTTGTTATGAGGAAGGTAAAAGTcataaaagaaagataaaagtCAGAAAACAAGGAGGTGTGTAATCGTAAATTGGCTTTATTAAGCTATGGAAGTTTCTCTTTGAAATTCAGACATTTTATTCACTATTATTTAATCACTTTTATGGCATAGCACTACTGTTCCTGCCCTTTCTACACTGTAAATGATGACTATAGCAGCAGAATACCAGGACATTCACATCCTGCAGATTCTCTGTTATCTGTGAAATTTTACTGTCAATCTGAACTGTGAACAGTGTagtttatgtattttatataaTGTTAAACACTGTGAACTACagtataaactaaactaaaccaaacaaaatATAGAACCAAGAATGAAAGGTgaattttgttttgtgttacgTGGAGGTGGTGATAAAATTGTAAAGAGAAGGAAATCTCATTAAAATGCACTGCGGCACAGAGCCTTGTATAATGccaaaagacatttaaaatgtctatGACTGCATGTTTGACGTGCATGAAGCACTTCTGTgtggaaatgaaaacattacTGTGTCAAAGAATGTCTGTAAAAGTTGTTCAAGTGATGAATGTATATAATACTGTTCTTCCGTTCTTCCCTCTTAATGTAACACATTGTTCCAATGTAAAAAAGTTTTAAGGTTGGTTGTTGCATGTTTTGACCACTAGGTGATGAACGCTCCACACTGCTACTCCCCTGCACTGGCACTCtggttctgttctgttcttgcttttgaattgtttgtgaatgtgtgatcCAACAATGATTACATCTTACCTACTACAATCAGAGATACACTGATGCCAACAAACTTTAATTATTCAGCTCATATCAAACTAAAAGAGGCCATCTCACCATGGCTTTCTCCACATGTCcttcaaacaaaagaaatccTTTAAAACCTTGTGGAAACAACAATTTATGCATGTTTAAAAATCCACACCAGGTACCTTAGATGCTTAAAGGAAAATTTCAAACAAACTAGGGCTCGGTCTAATTAAGACTGAACTTTCTGCTATAAGAGATGAAAAAATTATAAACTACAGAAAAAGTGAATATCTAAAAAAGGGAGCTCTCATAGAGGGGATTTACATTACACTCGTTATTTACTATTTAGAACCGTTTTAATGACTTCAAACTGGATATACATGCTAAGTCTCTTCAGTGTGTAACTTAAAGGGAATAATACTTTCAAAgttactttttgtatttttaacagAATAAAATGAGGTAACTGAGCTACTTAGTGTATGATTTGGTTATCAGTAATGTTCATGAGTTGAACATCAAGGGGCCATATTGAAGTGTATCAAACAAACAgtggaaacacattttatgtaCACAGTTCATGTAGGTCACTGCAGAGATCATGTTCTTTTAA
Coding sequences within it:
- the LOC109988488 gene encoding P2Y purinoceptor 3 isoform X2, translating into MLHFLLLSLWSVKMPYSVDSFPTETLISETFSLGFYSSSERTTELYSAESFIPSIDNISRSSGHHCTYKEDFKRILLPLVYSFVFVLGLPLNAAVILNIWRTRPHLSKNNIYMLNLAIADFLYVLSLPLLIYNYGSHDYWPFGEFCCKLVRFQFYSNLHGSILFLTCISVHRYVGICHPLAMWLKQGGSRLAWCICGGVWLVVAILCAPTFHFAAIGIQRNRTVCYDLSTPNKSLDYYPYGMALTCLGFLLPFMVVLVCYCRMAHILCRPVSYQGITLGTGEKRDKAVRMIILVTTVFCISFLPFHLTKTMYLVIRTLSGAPCETRNLFSIVYKSTRPFASMNSLLDPILFYFTQPRYRRSTKRFMVRITTLKEKGTNV
- the LOC109988488 gene encoding P2Y purinoceptor 3 isoform X1, whose protein sequence is MLLCFECVYSGFSAVSLLSFPSTDIVVAEKRERSRTSHLPWLHHKPVDVALSFAIISVKMPYSVDSFPTETLISETFSLGFYSSSERTTELYSAESFIPSIDNISRSSGHHCTYKEDFKRILLPLVYSFVFVLGLPLNAAVILNIWRTRPHLSKNNIYMLNLAIADFLYVLSLPLLIYNYGSHDYWPFGEFCCKLVRFQFYSNLHGSILFLTCISVHRYVGICHPLAMWLKQGGSRLAWCICGGVWLVVAILCAPTFHFAAIGIQRNRTVCYDLSTPNKSLDYYPYGMALTCLGFLLPFMVVLVCYCRMAHILCRPVSYQGITLGTGEKRDKAVRMIILVTTVFCISFLPFHLTKTMYLVIRTLSGAPCETRNLFSIVYKSTRPFASMNSLLDPILFYFTQPRYRRSTKRFMVRITTLKEKGTNV